A genomic region of candidate division WOR-3 bacterium contains the following coding sequences:
- a CDS encoding C4-type zinc ribbon domain-containing protein, which yields MEEVLQRLAKIRDLSETIKKNDMLLKNIPETIVKLKNEIEQKNKQLNQVKNRLTEIKKLYKLKEGDIADNENKINKLNQQIHSVKTNEEYRAILKEIEFLKNSRLAIEEEMINLLEEEEKLKNSLSSLEKETKEFIEQKNREIQQLEEQRAQVMAEQEKNRSVFADEIKKLPVEVRSIYERITNARDKAICVVTDEGICTGCYTNITPQTLNELRKKDKLVLCDSCGRILIYGL from the coding sequence ATGGAAGAGGTCCTGCAAAGATTGGCAAAGATCAGGGACCTTTCGGAAACGATAAAAAAGAATGATATGTTATTAAAAAACATTCCGGAGACGATCGTCAAATTAAAAAACGAGATTGAACAAAAAAATAAACAATTAAATCAGGTCAAAAATCGATTGACGGAGATAAAAAAGTTGTATAAACTAAAAGAAGGTGATATCGCGGATAATGAGAACAAAATCAACAAGTTAAATCAACAAATTCATTCAGTTAAGACCAATGAAGAATATCGGGCGATCCTCAAGGAAATTGAGTTTTTAAAAAATTCACGCCTGGCGATAGAGGAGGAGATGATAAACCTTCTTGAGGAAGAGGAGAAACTTAAAAATTCATTGAGTAGTCTGGAAAAAGAAACCAAGGAATTTATTGAGCAGAAAAACCGAGAGATTCAACAGTTGGAAGAACAGAGAGCACAAGTTATGGCGGAACAAGAAAAAAACAGAAGTGTCTTTGCTGACGAGATAAAGAAATTACCGGTAGAGGTGAGAAGCATATATGAGCGGATTACGAATGCCCGGGATAAGGCGATCTGCGTCGTCACCGACGAGGGCATATGCACTGGATGTTATACCAATATTACTCCCCAGACACTCAATGAATTAAGAAAGAAGGATAAGTTGGTGCTTTGCGATTCCTGCGGGCGCATCCTCATTTATGGCTTATGA
- a CDS encoding ribonuclease HI family protein, translating into MAYESVVVYTDGASGGNPGPAGIGFVVYDEHNPQEPIFSFAHYIGITTGNVAEYEALISALKWLLKNNIQKAVIYTDSELVYKQLTGAYRVKSAHIRNLVSHARQLLNKFKEIDLKTIPREENRAANKLAQRIVKNIKKQKKPS; encoded by the coding sequence ATGGCTTATGAATCAGTCGTAGTTTATACCGATGGTGCTTCCGGAGGCAATCCTGGACCCGCGGGCATCGGTTTTGTGGTTTATGATGAACATAATCCGCAGGAGCCAATTTTCAGTTTTGCCCATTATATCGGTATCACCACCGGTAATGTTGCTGAATACGAAGCACTCATATCTGCATTGAAATGGCTTCTGAAAAATAACATCCAAAAGGCAGTAATATACACCGACTCCGAATTGGTCTATAAACAACTAACCGGTGCTTATCGGGTGAAGTCTGCGCATATAAGAAACCTTGTTTCTCATGCCCGCCAGTTGCTCAATAAATTTAAAGAAATCGATTTGAAAACCATCCCTCGGGAAGAAAATCGCGCAGCCAATAAACTTGCCCAGCGGATTGTTAAAAATATAAAAAAGCAGAAAAAACCTTCATAG
- a CDS encoding TrkH family potassium uptake protein produces the protein MNRKKEINPARMLIFGYIALILSGTFLLSLPFATPRGINFIDALFTSTSALCVTGLIVRDTATGFTVWGKLIILFLIQIGGLGYMTLSTTFFFFLGKKISLRDRMLFKESVNVLSYENLMRFAWRIFRITVIVELIGALLFYLCFRSRFPPLVAAGHALFHAVSAFCNAGFSTFSENLSLFHNLWAVPLICAILIISGGIGFVVISDLYYLLIKNSRRGISLHTKLALRTTLILIIVGMVFILVYEGNRSLAAYPLHLKVIHAFFQAVTPRTAGFNTVNIANFAPFTLFLLMLFMFIGASPGGTGGGVKTTTFAVVLIWVKELLLGRYKNGILIMKKKIPQEQVLRAFLLIALSSIVILFIFWILLLTNFGSPFKLLFEIISAFGTVGLSLGSELNSVCSYAHDFSVCGKLLIIILMLTGRVGTLTIGSALVRTHTVDFSYPEEHIVIG, from the coding sequence ATGAATAGAAAAAAAGAGATAAATCCGGCGCGCATGCTTATCTTTGGCTATATCGCTTTGATTCTCTCCGGAACCTTTTTGCTTTCTTTGCCCTTTGCTACCCCGCGCGGTATTAATTTTATTGATGCCCTATTTACTTCCACATCTGCCCTTTGTGTTACGGGTTTGATCGTGCGTGATACCGCGACCGGTTTTACTGTCTGGGGTAAATTGATAATTCTATTTTTAATCCAGATAGGCGGATTAGGTTATATGACCTTGTCCACTACTTTTTTCTTTTTTCTGGGCAAAAAGATATCCTTACGTGACCGGATGCTTTTTAAAGAATCCGTAAATGTTCTAAGCTATGAAAATCTGATGCGCTTTGCCTGGCGTATTTTTCGCATCACCGTGATTGTAGAGTTGATTGGTGCCCTGTTATTCTATCTCTGTTTCCGTTCGCGTTTCCCACCGCTCGTCGCCGCCGGGCACGCTCTTTTTCATGCCGTCTCGGCATTCTGCAATGCCGGTTTTTCTACTTTCTCAGAAAATCTTTCTTTGTTCCATAACCTCTGGGCGGTACCCCTGATCTGCGCGATTCTAATAATCAGCGGGGGTATTGGATTTGTGGTGATTTCGGATCTTTATTATCTCTTAATCAAAAATTCGAGAAGAGGCATTTCGTTACATACCAAACTGGCACTAAGGACGACTTTAATCTTGATAATTGTCGGAATGGTTTTCATTTTGGTTTATGAGGGTAATAGAAGCCTTGCTGCATATCCTTTGCATTTAAAAGTAATCCATGCATTTTTCCAGGCAGTAACACCTCGAACCGCCGGTTTTAACACTGTAAATATCGCTAACTTTGCCCCCTTTACGCTCTTTTTGCTCATGTTATTTATGTTCATCGGGGCTTCACCGGGCGGAACCGGTGGAGGGGTAAAGACTACCACTTTTGCTGTGGTTCTGATTTGGGTTAAAGAACTGCTTTTGGGAAGATACAAAAATGGCATTTTGATTATGAAGAAAAAAATTCCCCAGGAGCAGGTACTCCGGGCTTTTCTGTTGATCGCACTTTCTTCCATCGTGATTTTATTTATTTTCTGGATATTGCTATTGACCAATTTCGGATCACCTTTTAAATTATTATTTGAAATCATTTCGGCTTTTGGCACTGTGGGTTTATCACTCGGTTCCGAGCTTAATTCAGTTTGTAGTTATGCACATGACTTTTCGGTATGCGGGAAGTTGTTGATAATCATTTTGATGTTAACCGGCCGGGTGGGCACCCTGACGATTGGTAGTGCCTTAGTACGCACCCATACGGTTGATTTTTCATATCCCGAAGAACACATCGTGATTGGTTAA
- a CDS encoding TrkA family potassium uptake protein: MKQFVVIGLGRFGSSIARALTEKNFEVLAIDRNEERVKEIEGFVAQAVVVDATDEKALKELGIKDFDTAIVSIGENIEDSIMVTLLLKELGVRQVIVKAHNELHAKILNKVGADRIVFPEKEMGEKLAESLASPKIFDYIELSTEYGILEIVAPKKFCDKTLGELKLREKFGVSVMAIKRKIPYTRPDGSPDFKEEIIIGPGGADEILPGDILVLLGRYKDLNRIEKL, translated from the coding sequence ATGAAACAGTTCGTCGTCATCGGCTTGGGGAGATTTGGTTCCAGTATCGCCCGTGCCCTCACCGAGAAAAACTTTGAGGTGCTGGCGATCGACCGGAATGAAGAAAGGGTTAAAGAAATAGAGGGATTTGTCGCCCAGGCAGTGGTCGTGGACGCCACCGATGAAAAAGCACTTAAGGAACTTGGAATAAAAGATTTTGATACTGCAATTGTTAGCATTGGCGAAAACATTGAAGATAGCATCATGGTGACACTCCTCTTAAAAGAACTGGGGGTCCGGCAGGTAATCGTTAAAGCCCATAATGAGCTCCACGCCAAAATTTTAAACAAAGTAGGTGCAGACCGGATTGTCTTTCCGGAAAAAGAAATGGGGGAGAAACTGGCTGAGAGTTTAGCCAGCCCTAAAATATTTGATTATATAGAATTATCTACCGAATACGGTATTTTAGAGATTGTGGCACCTAAAAAGTTCTGTGATAAAACGCTGGGCGAATTGAAATTACGCGAAAAATTTGGGGTCAGTGTGATGGCGATAAAAAGAAAAATACCTTATACCCGCCCTGACGGCTCCCCAGATTTTAAGGAAGAAATAATTATCGGTCCAGGTGGTGCGGATGAAATATTACCTGGTGATATTCTCGTTCTTTTGGGGAGATATAAAGACCTGAATCGCATTGAAAAACTATGA
- a CDS encoding tetratricopeptide repeat protein — translation MNDDYSDLIEIAEFYILSQKYEEAIKILQKAKKINDRDPRLYYNLGIAQEALNNRDEAIKFFRQALSLDPNFTSAQEHLDKLIKG, via the coding sequence ATGAACGATGATTATTCCGATTTAATAGAGATTGCCGAGTTTTACATCCTGAGCCAGAAGTACGAAGAGGCGATAAAAATCTTGCAAAAAGCCAAAAAAATAAATGATCGTGACCCGCGGCTTTATTATAACCTGGGGATTGCCCAAGAGGCACTTAACAATCGGGATGAGGCAATAAAATTTTTCCGCCAGGCACTCTCCCTGGATCCCAATTTTACTTCGGCCCAAGAACATCTGGACAAACTGATCAAGGGATGA
- a CDS encoding amidohydrolase translates to MANYLKKNLGEVTEYDLKGGYILPGFTDSHTHLLARGIELQRVDLSTCRSPQECLEKLRSARHEKIIFGVNWDDAGWTKGKIADLNRQVLDKISKNKPVIMRRICGHFAICNTRVLKFIPAEWRIVDRSQGYLYEDAALYINKIFPPDFAMYEKGLKEAMAEALALGITSIHEITDQRGFRIYQNLKKELRLRVALYLTDELGILAKAGLQSNFGDDYLKFSGKKIFLDGSIGARTAAVRKPYIRSQNYGKLLMTEQELTELIKTAENYSIQLMIHSIGDRATEVILNAFKRAKVKSNRLRHRLEHLEILDKRLIQKIARVDLIASMQPNFLRWQTPGGLYERNLGIRYQKMNCFSEVKKAGVKLIFGSDCMPLGPFYGINLAVNHPVEDFCLSPAEAIALYTQTPAWATFDEDKKGKLEENKFADLLVLDKDPLKKENLAQIKIVKVFVGGSLVYQQ, encoded by the coding sequence TTGGCGAATTATCTCAAGAAAAATCTGGGAGAAGTTACGGAGTATGACCTTAAGGGTGGTTATATCCTCCCAGGCTTCACCGATTCCCACACACACCTTCTCGCCCGAGGCATAGAATTACAGCGAGTGGATTTAAGCACCTGTCGTTCCCCTCAAGAATGCCTGGAAAAATTGCGCTCAGCACGGCACGAAAAAATTATCTTCGGGGTAAACTGGGATGATGCTGGATGGACCAAAGGTAAAATTGCAGATTTAAATCGTCAGGTTTTAGATAAAATCTCAAAAAATAAACCGGTGATAATGCGGCGGATCTGTGGACATTTTGCGATCTGTAATACCCGGGTCCTTAAGTTCATTCCTGCTGAATGGAGAATTGTCGATCGGTCACAGGGTTATCTTTATGAGGATGCCGCACTTTATATCAACAAAATTTTTCCACCCGATTTTGCGATGTATGAGAAAGGATTGAAAGAAGCGATGGCAGAAGCACTGGCGCTGGGCATTACTTCCATCCATGAAATCACCGACCAGCGGGGCTTCAGGATATACCAAAATCTAAAGAAAGAACTGAGGCTGCGTGTTGCTTTATACCTCACCGATGAACTCGGAATCCTTGCTAAGGCCGGCCTCCAGTCTAACTTTGGCGATGATTATTTGAAATTTTCGGGGAAAAAGATATTCTTGGATGGTTCCATTGGTGCTCGGACCGCAGCAGTGCGAAAACCTTATATCCGGTCACAAAATTATGGAAAACTGCTGATGACCGAGCAAGAGTTAACTGAACTCATAAAAACCGCCGAGAATTATTCAATTCAGTTGATGATTCATTCAATCGGTGACCGGGCTACGGAGGTTATTTTGAACGCCTTTAAAAGGGCAAAGGTTAAATCAAATCGACTCCGGCACCGCTTAGAACATCTGGAAATACTTGATAAGCGGTTAATCCAGAAGATAGCCCGGGTTGATTTAATTGCTTCCATGCAGCCTAATTTTCTCCGCTGGCAAACACCGGGAGGGCTGTATGAGAGAAACCTTGGAATAAGATACCAAAAGATGAATTGTTTTAGCGAGGTTAAAAAGGCAGGCGTAAAATTAATTTTCGGTTCGGATTGTATGCCCCTGGGCCCATTTTATGGCATCAATCTTGCGGTCAATCATCCTGTTGAAGATTTCTGCCTTTCACCCGCGGAGGCGATTGCATTATACACCCAAACGCCTGCCTGGGCAACATTTGATGAAGATAAAAAAGGGAAACTGGAAGAAAATAAATTTGCGGACTTGCTGGTGCTTGATAAAGACCCATTAAAAAAAGAGAATCTTGCCCAGATCAAAATAGTTAAGGTATTCGTCGGAGGAAGTCTCGTATATCAACAATAG
- a CDS encoding YihY/virulence factor BrkB family protein, whose amino-acid sequence MSNFFWLLKKAYTKFNTDRGPLLASALVNAAIFSLFPLLLGLVSFSFFILGSSQGIMEKIIPVLKQIIPIGLDEIVKNIKMIRQTSIIVAVIGMLGFLWGSASIFGAIESSLNVIWKAKKDRPFIKKSLIGMAWAFVAWITLIATVGVTIWASALGLKGVTRYLPLLNMAISTGIFGLIYWFFPNRKVRFKEAYVGAIFTGTAWELTKFLFTLYVTRVVDYSKIFGSLSAVILLLLWLYYSACVFLYGAELSYVYARRKILREKRRIPQ is encoded by the coding sequence ATGAGTAATTTTTTCTGGCTTTTGAAGAAGGCATACACCAAATTCAATACCGACCGCGGACCACTTTTGGCTTCGGCATTAGTCAACGCTGCAATATTCAGTCTTTTCCCTCTTCTCCTTGGGTTGGTATCGTTTTCTTTCTTTATTCTCGGTTCATCCCAGGGCATCATGGAAAAGATTATTCCTGTTTTAAAACAGATAATTCCCATCGGTCTCGATGAAATCGTTAAGAATATTAAGATGATTCGGCAGACATCTATCATCGTCGCCGTCATCGGAATGCTCGGCTTTTTATGGGGTTCGGCGAGCATCTTCGGGGCGATTGAATCAAGTTTGAATGTGATCTGGAAAGCAAAAAAGGACCGGCCGTTTATCAAAAAGAGCCTTATCGGAATGGCATGGGCTTTTGTGGCTTGGATTACTTTGATTGCAACCGTGGGTGTTACAATCTGGGCGAGTGCCTTAGGATTGAAAGGAGTCACCCGGTATTTGCCGCTCCTCAACATGGCGATAAGCACCGGGATTTTCGGACTTATTTACTGGTTTTTCCCCAATCGTAAGGTGCGATTTAAAGAGGCATATGTGGGAGCAATATTTACCGGCACAGCATGGGAACTTACCAAATTTCTTTTCACCCTATATGTGACGCGCGTGGTGGATTATTCCAAAATATTCGGATCTCTTTCCGCAGTAATCCTTCTCTTATTATGGTTGTATTACTCTGCCTGCGTTTTTCTTTACGGTGCGGAGTTGAGTTATGTTTATGCCCGAAGGAAGATTTTAAGAGAAAAAAGGCGTATACCTCAGTGA
- a CDS encoding SEC-C metal-binding domain-containing protein codes for MALTDIEEKKAEERKREKRLVHFINATVRQFIEASKLKTKSTQTKAEYITKSLLDYVFFHHHKEIGELHEEHIRNFLLEYAPQKLALSKEASKDIPEIIILFLDFLEGEGHIKNSRQLKKVVQDNTKEFIKMLPSGKVSSKKLTNPQEAVVASELKIGRNDPCPCGSGKKYKKCCGKNK; via the coding sequence ATGGCTCTAACCGATATTGAAGAAAAAAAAGCCGAAGAAAGAAAACGAGAAAAAAGGCTTGTCCATTTTATCAATGCCACAGTTCGGCAATTCATAGAAGCATCAAAATTGAAAACAAAGTCGACACAAACTAAGGCGGAATATATCACCAAAAGTCTCCTTGATTATGTGTTTTTTCATCACCATAAAGAGATTGGTGAACTACACGAAGAACACATCCGTAATTTCTTACTGGAATATGCACCCCAAAAGTTAGCGTTGAGTAAAGAAGCGAGCAAAGACATTCCGGAAATAATTATCCTTTTTCTGGATTTCCTGGAAGGAGAAGGACATATTAAAAACAGTCGCCAGCTCAAAAAAGTGGTCCAGGATAATACCAAAGAATTTATCAAAATGCTTCCCTCGGGTAAAGTGTCTTCTAAGAAACTCACAAATCCTCAAGAAGCCGTAGTGGCCAGTGAACTAAAAATTGGCCGTAATGACCCCTGCCCCTGCGGGAGTGGAAAGAAGTACAAAAAGTGTTGCGGTAAAAATAAATAG